Proteins from a genomic interval of Paenibacillus lentus:
- a CDS encoding LTA synthase family protein, with the protein MERVHVWYKSKLVTIGLLLALKLLLLRMFFFGAIYWRSLPGEVLAVLGLLCLVELLTPEKGKGVVYWSLNAIFSFLLFSSALYYAHFGTVPTYAVLSGLNQVPQVRASISGLLRPEQFLFFADFALAAGWQVIRVLRQRRRGAVYTLVFKEQKRRKWVWNTVVTVLLLVSVASSLYYVRQGKLIDNEIVRAEKVGFLNYQVVAAISSREENQKLAEGDIEETKANIRKLQSSYPYQTEPDAAQGEREPDYFGIAEGMNLIVIQMESFQNFPINLKLDNGAEITPVLNKLAGEGIYFPHVYQQIGQGNTSDAEFMFNTSIYPTAAVAMSTGYGDRELPSLPRLLQQRGYTANTLHVNKVTFWDRNKLYPALNFNQYYDKPAFNNDHFNDYGASDEEMYRVGVEKMKDLHARNKLFYTQFVTTSSHSPFIVPESFQQIELPAELEGTNLGNYINAIHYTDYAIGQLVEQLKEADLWDNTMLVFYGDHFGLQPKETSAEEIEVQLGVPYDDTISRFNIPFIIHVPGKPLGMVSKRAGGQVDMLPTVANMLGISLKKEQFTALGQDLMNIDRNVSGIRYYLPTGSFFNDEIMFIPGQGFEDGYAVSIKTLEPVADFAQYRQDYEYITSLMKLSDEYVKLLPKRR; encoded by the coding sequence ATGGAACGAGTTCACGTTTGGTATAAATCGAAGCTAGTTACGATAGGGCTGCTGCTCGCCCTTAAGCTGCTGCTGTTGCGGATGTTCTTTTTTGGAGCAATTTACTGGCGAAGTCTTCCCGGAGAAGTGTTGGCAGTCCTAGGATTGTTATGTTTAGTAGAGCTATTGACACCGGAAAAGGGCAAGGGAGTTGTTTATTGGAGCCTGAACGCCATTTTCTCTTTTCTTCTGTTCTCGTCGGCTCTTTATTATGCCCATTTTGGGACGGTGCCTACGTATGCGGTATTAAGCGGGTTGAATCAAGTTCCCCAAGTACGTGCTAGTATTAGTGGGCTCCTGCGGCCAGAGCAATTTTTGTTCTTCGCCGACTTCGCGTTAGCTGCGGGATGGCAGGTTATCCGAGTCTTACGTCAGCGCCGCCGGGGTGCAGTTTATACACTTGTGTTTAAAGAACAAAAGCGCCGAAAATGGGTTTGGAACACTGTCGTAACGGTATTACTTCTTGTCAGTGTGGCCTCCTCCCTATACTATGTGCGTCAAGGCAAGCTCATCGACAATGAGATTGTCCGGGCGGAGAAAGTCGGGTTTCTGAACTATCAAGTCGTGGCTGCCATCAGCAGTCGTGAGGAAAATCAAAAGCTCGCCGAAGGTGACATCGAAGAGACGAAGGCTAACATAAGGAAGCTGCAAAGCAGTTATCCTTATCAAACTGAGCCGGATGCTGCGCAGGGGGAGAGAGAGCCAGATTATTTCGGGATCGCGGAAGGGATGAATTTGATCGTTATTCAGATGGAATCATTTCAGAACTTTCCGATCAACTTGAAGCTGGACAATGGCGCGGAAATCACACCGGTATTAAATAAGTTAGCTGGAGAGGGTATCTATTTTCCGCATGTTTATCAGCAAATTGGACAAGGCAATACATCGGATGCCGAGTTTATGTTCAATACTTCCATCTACCCGACGGCGGCAGTGGCAATGTCTACAGGTTATGGCGACCGCGAGCTGCCCAGCCTGCCGAGACTGCTGCAGCAGCGGGGCTATACCGCCAATACGCTTCATGTCAATAAGGTGACGTTTTGGGATCGGAATAAGCTGTATCCTGCACTTAATTTTAATCAATATTATGATAAGCCTGCTTTTAACAATGATCATTTCAACGATTATGGGGCCTCTGATGAAGAGATGTACCGGGTCGGTGTAGAGAAGATGAAGGATCTTCATGCGCGGAACAAGCTGTTCTATACCCAATTCGTTACGACCTCCAGTCATTCGCCGTTCATCGTTCCTGAGTCTTTCCAGCAAATTGAGCTGCCGGCCGAGCTGGAAGGTACGAATCTAGGAAATTACATTAATGCGATCCATTATACAGATTATGCTATTGGCCAATTGGTCGAGCAGTTGAAGGAAGCCGATCTGTGGGACAACACCATGCTTGTTTTTTATGGAGATCATTTCGGCCTTCAGCCGAAGGAGACAAGCGCGGAGGAAATCGAGGTGCAGCTTGGCGTACCATATGATGACACGATCAGCCGCTTTAACATTCCATTTATTATTCATGTACCTGGCAAGCCGCTTGGCATGGTGTCGAAGCGGGCCGGGGGACAGGTGGATATGCTGCCGACCGTAGCGAATATGCTGGGCATCTCCTTGAAAAAGGAGCAATTCACGGCGCTCGGTCAAGATTTGATGAATATTGACCGCAATGTATCTGGCATCCGGTATTACTTACCGACGGGTTCCTTCTTCAATGATGAAATTATGTTCATTCCAGGACAAGGCTTCGAAGATGGATATGCCGTATCCATTAAGACATTAGAGCCTGTTGCTGATTTTGCCCAGTATCGCCAAGATTATGAATATATAACCTCGCTCATGAAGCTGTCGGATGAGTATGTGAAGCTATTGCCGAAGCGACGCTAG
- a CDS encoding helix-turn-helix transcriptional regulator, with protein sequence MKQQARLQELSVFLKAQRAKLVPQMVGLPTGGRRRTPGLRREEVAQLAGVSTTWYTWLEQGRDIKVSTSVLDNIAAALRLTRDERNYLYALAMDTGGGLGVVGQRLQEGRPEISPSLQKILHELKYCPTIISDRRCQIVGWNEAASHVFLDFEAIPLEQRNMISLLFTRQEFRRLAVNWEQFVRGFLAIFRAYYGQYVEDEWYNSFLLEMKEAHPDFNYLWEQSEVSSAPEVILEFRHGKGGKMHFQLTSLQVHGNVDLRCSIYTPAPETSTEFKLRQLMERQE encoded by the coding sequence ATGAAGCAGCAGGCGCGATTGCAGGAGCTGTCTGTTTTTTTGAAGGCGCAGCGCGCTAAGCTTGTCCCGCAAATGGTCGGGCTGCCGACAGGAGGGCGGCGCAGAACTCCGGGGCTTAGAAGGGAAGAGGTAGCTCAGTTAGCTGGCGTAAGCACTACTTGGTATACCTGGCTAGAGCAAGGAAGGGATATCAAAGTGTCCACATCTGTACTTGACAATATTGCTGCGGCGCTGCGTCTTACCCGTGATGAGCGTAATTATTTGTATGCGCTGGCCATGGATACCGGTGGCGGTTTGGGTGTAGTTGGCCAAAGGCTCCAGGAAGGTCGGCCGGAAATCAGCCCCTCGTTACAGAAAATTTTACATGAGCTTAAATATTGTCCTACGATTATTTCGGATCGAAGATGTCAAATAGTCGGCTGGAATGAGGCTGCCTCTCATGTGTTCCTTGATTTTGAGGCGATTCCGCTAGAGCAGCGGAATATGATTTCTTTGTTGTTTACTAGGCAGGAATTTCGTAGGCTGGCCGTGAATTGGGAGCAGTTTGTACGGGGGTTCCTGGCTATTTTTCGTGCTTATTACGGGCAATACGTGGAAGACGAGTGGTATAATTCTTTCTTGTTGGAAATGAAGGAGGCTCATCCCGATTTCAATTATCTCTGGGAGCAAAGCGAGGTCAGCTCGGCTCCGGAGGTCATCCTGGAGTTCAGGCATGGGAAGGGGGGCAAAATGCACTTCCAGCTCACTTCGCTGCAAGTGCATGGGAACGTGGATTTACGCTGTAGCATTTATACCCCGGCACCGGAAACGTCTACGGAGTTTAAGCTGCGACAATTGATGGAACGGCAAGAATGA
- the fabF gene encoding beta-ketoacyl-ACP synthase II — protein MERVAITGLGVISPLGNQVELFWDQLVHGKSGISIIDTFDTSRHKTKIAGLVRDFDAEAMFGRKEARRMDRFCQFALAATDQAVADAGLNLEQIDKERMGVYVGSGTGGIETLLAQSRLLQERGAERISPVLVPMMISNMAAAMISIKYGAVGPTLSPVTACSIGNTSIGEAYRLIASGGADIIIAGGTEAAITDISLASFGNATALSTRNDEPTKASRPFDTNRDGFVMAEGAGILILESLNHAKRRSARIYAEIIGYGATSDAYHIVATHPEGNGAYRAMKLALKEADIKPQDVDVISAHATSTEAGDWSETKAIKKLFGEQAYQIPITANKSMSGHMLGAASAVEAVALVKSLEQGIIPPTINLDTPDPVCDLDYVPHQARQAKLRIGISNSFGFGGHNAVIVLKAHEGRT, from the coding sequence ATGGAAAGAGTCGCGATTACAGGGCTGGGCGTAATATCACCGCTCGGCAACCAGGTAGAGTTGTTCTGGGATCAGCTTGTTCACGGGAAGTCAGGTATTTCTATCATTGACACTTTTGATACTTCAAGACATAAAACAAAAATCGCGGGCTTGGTACGAGATTTCGATGCCGAAGCTATGTTCGGCCGTAAAGAAGCGCGCCGAATGGATCGCTTCTGCCAGTTCGCGCTGGCTGCCACAGATCAGGCGGTAGCCGATGCCGGATTAAATCTGGAGCAAATCGATAAGGAGCGCATGGGGGTATACGTCGGCTCGGGCACAGGAGGGATAGAAACACTTCTAGCACAGAGCCGCTTGCTGCAAGAGCGGGGGGCCGAACGCATTAGCCCGGTTCTCGTTCCGATGATGATTTCAAATATGGCTGCCGCCATGATCAGTATTAAATATGGAGCCGTCGGCCCTACATTATCACCAGTCACCGCCTGCTCGATTGGAAATACGTCGATCGGAGAAGCCTACCGGCTCATTGCATCGGGCGGTGCCGACATTATCATTGCCGGAGGAACCGAGGCAGCGATTACGGACATTTCCCTAGCGAGCTTCGGTAATGCCACAGCCCTCTCGACGCGCAATGACGAGCCGACCAAGGCAAGCAGACCGTTTGATACAAATCGCGACGGCTTTGTTATGGCGGAAGGGGCCGGCATCCTCATCCTCGAGTCGCTCAACCATGCCAAACGGAGAAGTGCCCGCATCTACGCCGAAATCATCGGCTATGGCGCCACTTCGGACGCCTACCATATCGTTGCGACTCATCCTGAAGGCAACGGGGCTTACCGGGCCATGAAGCTCGCGCTGAAGGAGGCCGATATCAAGCCGCAGGACGTAGACGTTATCAGTGCGCATGCAACGAGTACCGAGGCAGGCGACTGGTCAGAGACGAAGGCGATCAAGAAGCTGTTTGGCGAGCAGGCTTATCAAATTCCAATTACAGCTAATAAATCGATGAGCGGGCATATGCTCGGTGCGGCCAGCGCTGTTGAAGCGGTGGCGCTCGTCAAATCGTTGGAGCAGGGCATCATTCCGCCAACGATTAATCTGGATACACCCGATCCGGTCTGCGACCTGGACTATGTGCCCCACCAGGCACGGCAAGCTAAGCTGCG